Proteins from a genomic interval of Amycolatopsis sp. cg13:
- a CDS encoding alpha/beta fold hydrolase: MTSAFPVTRTLSRRPVTGPPVVLIHGFASSAACDWPAEYWADPLAAAGRETIVVHLPGHPGGPKVNEAGEVTASRVVDALAECAGAEEVDVVGYSLGARLAWDLASHPKVSVRRLVLGGLSPQEPFAAVDLVAARQAVQGGPSPDDPLTGAITAMAAAGDSGSLLNLVEGLASEPFDPGAGVPRVPTLFLAGRQDFMAHGIEQLVARVPGARLRQVAGDHRGALVGVEFREAVFDFLGAETV, encoded by the coding sequence ATGACTTCCGCGTTTCCGGTCACTCGCACGCTTTCCCGTCGGCCTGTCACGGGGCCTCCGGTGGTGCTGATTCATGGGTTCGCGTCTTCGGCCGCGTGCGATTGGCCCGCGGAGTACTGGGCCGATCCGTTGGCGGCCGCGGGGCGGGAGACGATCGTGGTGCATCTGCCTGGGCATCCGGGCGGGCCCAAGGTCAATGAGGCTGGGGAGGTCACCGCGTCTCGGGTCGTGGACGCGTTGGCGGAGTGTGCGGGGGCGGAGGAGGTCGACGTCGTCGGGTATTCGCTCGGGGCGCGGCTCGCGTGGGATCTTGCTTCGCATCCCAAGGTTTCCGTGCGGCGGTTGGTGCTCGGTGGGTTGAGTCCGCAGGAGCCGTTCGCGGCGGTGGATCTCGTGGCCGCGCGCCAGGCTGTCCAAGGTGGACCGTCGCCGGACGATCCGTTGACTGGGGCGATCACTGCCATGGCTGCGGCGGGGGACTCGGGGTCGTTGCTGAATCTCGTCGAGGGGTTGGCTAGCGAGCCGTTCGATCCGGGGGCGGGGGTTCCGCGGGTGCCGACGTTGTTCCTCGCGGGGCGGCAGGACTTCATGGCGCACGGGATCGAGCAGTTGGTCGCGCGGGTGCCGGGGGCGCGGTTGCGGCAGGTGGCGGGGGATCACCGAGGGGCGTTGGTGGGGGTCGAGTTCCGGGAAGCGGTGTTCGACTTCCTCGGGGCGGAGACTGTCTGA
- a CDS encoding dipeptide/oligopeptide/nickel ABC transporter permease/ATP-binding protein, translated as MTAAPFPATLAPVKRISLTRRYFRRPVGVVALVVFAIVVLAAIFAPWLAPYDPNHVDFVLTHAEPGNGHLLGGDSAGRDIFSRLLYGARTTLYGGVITCVTGIVLGVPTGVVAGYFGGATDRICSWISDALQSVPGMIVLLVVAAGTGQDFTVLMIALGVFLAPGYYRITRARALTVRREPYIDAARVAGVGTLRILRTHLLRAVYAPIIVQTALTAGLAIGMQAGLQFLGIGSASTPSWGQTMNDGFLNMLTYPLILLWPSIALGVTIAALAFIGSTLADLVSVRAEQPTRRGRARVREALAAPAPDALGDGGASGGHEHAAADCALRIENLRVGYATDKGVKEVVRGVSLDAAPGEVLGIVGESGSGKTQTVFSVLDLLPAGGTAVADGIWVGGREVGKSGERAKLLGREIGYVPQEPMTNLDPCYLIGHQLVEPLRRVHGLDKAAAKERAREVLLQVGLTDPDRVMASYPHQISGGMAQRVLIAGAVAGRPSLLVADEPTTALDVTVQAEVLELLRELQAEYGMALVIVTHNFGVVADICDRVVVMKDGRIVETGPVERIFRAPEDPYTAELISASLDDTEGREELDEAWERRGLAHATGEEAGR; from the coding sequence ATGACCGCTGCCCCGTTCCCCGCCACGCTCGCCCCGGTGAAGCGGATCTCGCTGACGCGCCGGTACTTCCGCCGCCCGGTCGGCGTCGTCGCACTGGTCGTGTTCGCGATCGTCGTGCTCGCCGCGATCTTCGCGCCGTGGCTGGCCCCGTACGACCCGAACCACGTCGACTTCGTCCTGACGCATGCCGAACCCGGCAACGGGCACCTGCTCGGCGGCGACTCCGCCGGCCGCGACATCTTCAGCCGCCTGCTCTACGGCGCGCGGACCACGCTGTACGGCGGCGTGATCACGTGCGTCACCGGAATTGTGCTCGGCGTCCCGACCGGCGTGGTCGCCGGATACTTCGGCGGCGCGACCGACCGGATCTGCTCGTGGATCAGCGACGCACTGCAGTCCGTGCCCGGGATGATCGTGCTGCTGGTCGTCGCGGCCGGCACCGGTCAGGACTTCACCGTGCTGATGATCGCGCTCGGCGTGTTCCTCGCGCCGGGCTACTACCGGATCACCCGCGCCCGTGCGTTGACGGTGCGCCGGGAGCCGTACATCGACGCCGCGCGCGTGGCCGGTGTCGGCACGCTGCGGATCCTGCGCACGCACCTGCTGCGCGCGGTATACGCGCCGATCATCGTGCAGACCGCGCTCACCGCCGGGCTCGCCATCGGCATGCAGGCTGGTCTGCAGTTCCTCGGCATCGGCTCGGCGTCGACGCCCAGCTGGGGCCAGACGATGAACGACGGCTTCCTGAACATGCTGACCTACCCGCTGATCCTGCTGTGGCCGTCGATCGCGCTAGGCGTCACCATCGCCGCGCTCGCGTTCATCGGCTCGACGCTCGCGGATCTGGTCAGCGTTCGCGCCGAACAGCCGACGCGGCGCGGCCGGGCCCGCGTACGGGAAGCGCTCGCGGCTCCCGCACCGGATGCCTTGGGCGATGGCGGGGCTTCGGGCGGCCACGAGCACGCGGCGGCGGATTGCGCGCTGCGGATCGAGAACCTGCGCGTCGGCTACGCGACCGACAAGGGCGTCAAGGAGGTCGTGCGCGGGGTGTCGCTGGACGCGGCTCCCGGCGAGGTGCTCGGGATCGTCGGCGAATCCGGCTCCGGCAAGACGCAGACGGTGTTCTCGGTGCTCGACCTCCTGCCAGCGGGCGGGACCGCGGTCGCGGACGGGATCTGGGTCGGCGGGCGCGAGGTCGGGAAGTCGGGGGAGCGGGCGAAACTGCTCGGCCGCGAGATCGGGTACGTGCCGCAGGAGCCGATGACGAACCTCGACCCGTGCTACCTGATCGGGCACCAGCTCGTCGAGCCGCTGCGCCGCGTGCACGGGCTGGACAAGGCCGCGGCGAAGGAACGGGCCCGCGAGGTGCTGCTGCAGGTCGGCCTCACCGACCCGGACCGCGTGATGGCGAGCTACCCGCACCAGATTTCCGGCGGCATGGCGCAGCGCGTGCTGATCGCCGGCGCGGTGGCCGGACGGCCGTCGCTGCTGGTCGCCGACGAGCCGACGACCGCGCTGGACGTGACGGTGCAGGCCGAGGTGCTGGAGCTGCTGCGCGAACTGCAGGCCGAGTACGGGATGGCGCTAGTGATCGTGACGCACAACTTCGGCGTCGTCGCGGACATCTGCGACCGCGTCGTGGTGATGAAGGACGGCCGGATCGTGGAAACCGGTCCGGTGGAACGGATCTTCCGCGCGCCCGAGGACCCCTACACCGCCGAGCTGATCAGCGCGTCGCTGGACGACACCGAAGGACGGGAAGAGTTGGACGAAGCCTGGGAACGGCGCGGCCTCGCCCACGCGACCGGAGAGGAGGCCGGACGATGA
- a CDS encoding ABC transporter permease, with translation MLTFIVKRLVSGILLLVLVTSGTFFLAHTAVGDPTAGLLGNSATPAQQAALRAQIGYDRPLLAQFWDWLTHAATGDFGTSWRNFQPVGEQIALRVPVTLSVVVAATLLAAILGVLVGVICGLRPGGVVDRVLKLASVVLFALPGFWVSLVLVTWFAIQLQWFPAVGYVSPDQSVVGWLRSIALPSISLSLGAIVMIAEQLRNGFLQVANQDFVRTLRARGLSSRRVTTHVLRNASPSALTVLALMFVGLLGGAVVVEIVFNLPGIGSLTQSASQIGDIPVLLGLTAVTVVFVVIVNFLLDLVLGWVNPKVRDR, from the coding sequence ATGCTCACATTCATCGTCAAACGCCTGGTGTCCGGGATCCTGCTGCTCGTGCTCGTCACGAGCGGCACGTTCTTCCTGGCGCACACGGCGGTGGGGGACCCGACCGCCGGGCTGCTCGGCAACAGCGCGACCCCCGCGCAGCAGGCGGCGCTGCGCGCCCAGATCGGGTACGACCGGCCGCTGCTCGCGCAGTTCTGGGACTGGCTGACGCACGCGGCCACCGGCGATTTCGGGACTTCCTGGCGGAATTTCCAGCCGGTCGGCGAACAGATCGCGCTGCGCGTGCCGGTGACACTGTCGGTGGTCGTCGCTGCGACGCTGCTCGCCGCGATCCTCGGCGTGCTCGTCGGGGTGATCTGCGGGCTGCGTCCTGGCGGCGTGGTCGACCGCGTGCTGAAGCTCGCCTCGGTGGTGCTGTTCGCGCTGCCGGGGTTTTGGGTCAGCCTCGTGCTGGTCACCTGGTTCGCGATCCAGCTGCAGTGGTTCCCGGCGGTCGGCTACGTGTCGCCGGACCAGTCGGTGGTCGGCTGGCTGCGCTCGATCGCGCTGCCGTCGATCTCGCTGTCGCTCGGCGCGATCGTGATGATCGCGGAACAGTTGCGCAACGGGTTCCTCCAGGTCGCCAACCAAGACTTCGTGCGCACGCTGCGGGCACGCGGCCTGTCGTCGCGCCGCGTCACGACGCACGTGCTGCGCAACGCTTCGCCGTCCGCGCTGACCGTGCTCGCGCTGATGTTCGTCGGCCTGCTCGGCGGCGCGGTGGTCGTGGAGATCGTGTTCAACCTGCCCGGGATCGGCAGCCTGACGCAGTCGGCGTCGCAGATCGGGGACATCCCGGTGCTGCTCGGCCTGACCGCGGTGACCGTCGTGTTCGTCGTGATCGTCAACTTCCTGCTCGACCTCGTGCTCGGGTGGGTCAACCCGAAGGTGCGCGACCGATGA
- a CDS encoding aldo/keto reductase: MATDRPGLGPAFPRVPALSLGSWNTWDRMEFGDAVALIARAAELEHAFFDVAHYDMGPHAEGSTTDQIFGRAVREAGLAREDWLYCGKLWLWDYPNVGFAQQMNTSLDRVGVESADLVVVGDYFGEVDLERVVADVAEQIEAGRFRAWGVNNWRIDDLRKAFDIARKRGLAPPVFAQLKYGLARRSMAEGEFYAPLFASGQLTLQASDIFEGGLLVGNVKPNRKIGADVGGIREKIADAWPAVQKIAAELDASPAQLGIAFCLANPATANVLVGVSRRAQLEDNAGAIALLDRVGADRIRELTKELWLDREVAADGTW; the protein is encoded by the coding sequence GTGGCGACGGATCGACCTGGACTGGGCCCGGCGTTCCCGCGCGTGCCGGCGTTGTCGCTCGGCTCGTGGAACACCTGGGACCGGATGGAGTTCGGCGACGCGGTGGCGCTGATCGCCCGCGCGGCCGAACTCGAGCACGCCTTCTTCGACGTCGCGCACTACGACATGGGCCCGCACGCCGAGGGCTCCACGACCGATCAGATCTTCGGCCGCGCGGTCCGCGAAGCCGGTCTCGCCCGCGAAGATTGGCTCTACTGCGGGAAACTCTGGCTCTGGGACTACCCGAACGTCGGCTTCGCGCAGCAGATGAACACCTCGCTGGACCGCGTCGGCGTCGAGTCGGCCGATTTGGTCGTGGTCGGCGACTACTTCGGCGAAGTCGACCTCGAGCGGGTCGTCGCGGACGTCGCCGAGCAGATCGAAGCTGGCCGGTTCCGCGCGTGGGGCGTGAACAATTGGCGCATTGACGATCTGCGCAAAGCTTTTGACATTGCGCGCAAACGTGGTTTGGCGCCGCCGGTTTTCGCGCAGCTCAAGTACGGGCTGGCGCGGCGGTCGATGGCCGAGGGCGAGTTCTACGCGCCGCTGTTCGCTTCCGGGCAGCTGACCTTGCAGGCGTCGGACATTTTCGAAGGCGGGCTGCTGGTCGGGAATGTGAAGCCGAATCGCAAGATCGGCGCGGACGTCGGCGGCATCCGGGAGAAGATCGCCGACGCCTGGCCTGCCGTGCAGAAGATCGCCGCCGAGCTGGACGCGTCGCCCGCGCAGCTGGGAATTGCCTTCTGTCTGGCCAATCCCGCGACCGCGAACGTCCTCGTGGGCGTATCGCGGCGGGCGCAGCTGGAGGACAATGCCGGCGCGATCGCCTTGCTGGACCGGGTCGGCGCGGACCGGATTCGCGAGCTGACCAAGGAACTGTGGCTCGACCGCGAAGTCGCCGCCGACGGAACCTGGTGA
- a CDS encoding ATP-binding cassette domain-containing protein: MTAPLLAIEDLVVDYRLSRRVRFRALKGISLDVKPGECVGLVGESGSGKSTLGKAVLGLAAPESGRITFDGEDITHARGAVRRRLASDIQVVFQDPYGSLDPTMTVGEVLAEPLVVAGTSRADARTVVADMLDRVRLPADAVHRYPGEFSGGQRQRIAIARALVRRPRLIVCDEPVSALDLTTQATILELFLELQRETGVSYLFVSHDLGVVHRICHRVSVLYQGEIVESGPTAVVTRAPEHPYTQRLLLAAPVADPARQAERRAARLGLG, translated from the coding sequence ATGACCGCCCCGCTGCTCGCGATCGAGGACCTCGTGGTCGACTACCGGCTCAGCCGCCGGGTGCGATTCCGGGCCCTGAAAGGGATCTCGCTGGACGTCAAGCCGGGCGAATGCGTCGGGCTGGTCGGCGAAAGCGGGTCGGGGAAGTCCACTTTGGGCAAAGCCGTCCTTGGGCTCGCCGCGCCCGAGTCCGGCCGGATCACCTTCGACGGCGAGGACATCACGCACGCGCGCGGCGCGGTCCGGCGTCGGCTGGCCAGCGACATCCAGGTGGTGTTCCAGGATCCGTACGGTTCGCTGGACCCGACGATGACGGTCGGCGAAGTGCTCGCCGAGCCGCTGGTGGTGGCCGGGACTTCGCGCGCGGACGCGCGGACGGTCGTCGCGGACATGCTCGACCGGGTGCGGCTGCCCGCTGACGCGGTGCACCGGTATCCGGGCGAGTTCTCCGGCGGTCAGCGGCAGCGGATCGCGATCGCACGGGCGCTGGTGCGGCGGCCGCGGCTGATCGTCTGCGACGAGCCGGTGAGTGCGCTGGACTTGACCACGCAGGCGACGATCCTCGAGCTGTTCCTGGAACTGCAGCGCGAGACCGGGGTGTCTTACCTGTTCGTGTCGCATGACCTCGGTGTGGTGCACCGGATCTGTCACCGGGTTTCGGTGCTGTACCAGGGAGAGATCGTGGAATCCGGTCCTACGGCGGTGGTTACGCGGGCGCCGGAGCATCCGTACACGCAGCGGTTGCTGCTGGCGGCACCGGTGGCAGACCCGGCTCGGCAGGCGGAGAGACGGGCGGCTCGGCTGGGGCTGGGGTAG
- a CDS encoding FAD-dependent oxidoreductase — protein sequence MRVVVVGGGIGGLALGAGLRSRGFEVTVFDRDTDVTATGGYHITLDDRAQSALAELVEPKIMQRLLASGSALRLRERDAFWDRRGRLLGHGPDLSGSGSVDVDRITLRTLLAEAVGDDLHLGRTVSDVSDDGPQVLFSDGAPVSADLVVGADGAHSVVARHLAGCPTNRPAGIIGFSGRTLRRDLSLPEQERLRSRSGTAIAPHGAALYVGFLDPVGNAALDAPELRMSVTTGPTYIWGAMLPESAATDALRALRGGELQTAILETFRNRRWAERTLEVIAKADPDSVAAFRFNAASTRAADLAPWPAGRITALGDAVHATPPTAGMGAGAAIRDAASLVKHLSETDSTTAVARFEAEMRERGGEVLTLAMKTVKWILATDTPLGAAATAALTPLLATAARLRR from the coding sequence ATGCGGGTAGTGGTGGTCGGCGGCGGAATCGGCGGTCTCGCGTTGGGTGCGGGGTTGCGCAGCCGAGGATTCGAGGTGACGGTGTTCGACCGCGACACCGACGTAACAGCGACCGGCGGTTACCACATCACCTTGGACGACCGGGCACAGTCAGCGCTGGCAGAACTGGTCGAACCAAAGATCATGCAACGGCTGCTCGCGTCGGGCTCGGCCCTGCGGCTCCGCGAACGCGACGCATTCTGGGACCGCCGCGGCCGACTCCTCGGACACGGCCCCGATCTGAGCGGCAGCGGCAGCGTGGACGTCGACCGAATCACCCTGCGCACCCTGCTGGCCGAAGCTGTCGGCGACGATCTGCACCTGGGACGCACCGTCTCCGACGTCAGCGACGACGGCCCGCAGGTCCTCTTCTCCGACGGCGCCCCGGTTTCAGCAGACCTGGTAGTCGGCGCAGACGGCGCCCACTCGGTAGTCGCGCGGCACCTCGCAGGCTGCCCGACCAACCGTCCGGCAGGCATCATCGGTTTCTCCGGCCGCACCCTCCGCCGAGACCTCAGCCTCCCCGAACAGGAACGCTTGCGCTCGCGCTCCGGCACCGCGATCGCCCCGCACGGCGCCGCGCTGTACGTCGGTTTCCTGGACCCGGTCGGCAATGCCGCACTCGACGCGCCCGAACTGCGGATGTCCGTCACCACTGGCCCCACTTACATCTGGGGCGCGATGCTCCCCGAATCTGCCGCAACCGACGCTTTGCGCGCTCTCCGGGGCGGCGAACTGCAGACCGCGATCCTGGAGACGTTCCGCAACCGACGCTGGGCCGAGCGCACCCTCGAAGTCATCGCGAAGGCCGATCCGGACAGCGTCGCCGCCTTCCGCTTCAACGCCGCCTCCACCCGAGCGGCCGACCTGGCCCCTTGGCCCGCCGGCCGAATCACTGCTCTAGGCGACGCCGTCCACGCCACGCCGCCCACCGCCGGAATGGGCGCAGGCGCAGCGATTCGCGACGCCGCCAGCCTGGTCAAACACCTGTCCGAAACCGACAGCACCACCGCCGTCGCACGGTTCGAAGCCGAAATGCGCGAACGCGGCGGTGAAGTCCTGACCCTGGCGATGAAGACGGTCAAATGGATCCTCGCCACCGACACCCCACTTGGGGCCGCAGCCACCGCCGCACTAACGCCGCTCCTGGCCACAGCCGCCCGACTGCGCCGCTGA
- a CDS encoding SDR family NAD(P)-dependent oxidoreductase, translated as MPAARTVLITGGAGGIGRAIGDAFAQAGDSVVLADLDGAEEAAKPVGGRGIRLDITDEAAISAALDEVGPVDVLVNNAGLLSVHGRLLDLPGADLLRILSTNVHGTFLMTQLVARRMVERGAPGVVVNLSSIGGRQPTPGMGGYESSKAAVDALTRWAAIELAEHKIRVNAVAPGPVATPMLAAAMPPGSPAHDAWVARIPDGRMAAVEDVAAAVVFLASPAAAHITGTSLPVDGGQLLT; from the coding sequence ATGCCCGCTGCCCGTACCGTGCTGATCACCGGAGGTGCCGGCGGCATTGGCCGCGCAATCGGCGACGCCTTCGCCCAGGCAGGCGATTCCGTGGTGCTCGCCGACCTCGACGGCGCCGAAGAAGCCGCCAAACCGGTTGGCGGGCGCGGAATCCGGCTCGACATCACCGACGAGGCCGCGATCTCCGCGGCACTCGACGAGGTCGGCCCGGTCGACGTCCTGGTCAACAACGCCGGCCTCCTCAGCGTCCACGGGCGGTTGCTGGACCTGCCGGGCGCGGACCTGCTGCGCATTCTCTCGACCAACGTGCACGGCACGTTCCTGATGACGCAGCTGGTCGCCCGCCGGATGGTCGAGCGCGGTGCGCCGGGCGTCGTGGTGAACCTGTCCTCGATCGGCGGGCGGCAGCCTACGCCCGGCATGGGCGGTTACGAAAGCAGCAAAGCGGCGGTCGACGCGTTGACGCGCTGGGCCGCGATCGAGTTGGCGGAGCACAAGATCCGGGTGAACGCCGTCGCCCCCGGCCCGGTCGCGACACCGATGCTCGCCGCCGCGATGCCTCCGGGATCGCCCGCCCACGACGCGTGGGTGGCGCGGATCCCCGACGGCCGGATGGCCGCAGTCGAGGACGTCGCCGCCGCAGTGGTCTTCCTGGCAAGCCCCGCCGCCGCCCACATCACCGGCACCAGTCTCCCGGTCGACGGCGGCCAGCTGCTCACCTGA
- a CDS encoding TetR/AcrR family transcriptional regulator: MPKVIDHDQRRREIVEVAKKLIIEGGFEAATMRSIVTAAGFANGALKHYFPSKDSIIAATFESVLQETSQRMSELDPSLGPVESLRGFVEAAIPTDAHQIASARVLLVLWEHSVANPDLARQYRDLLDSWRGELTVRIAAARGKGEAADAPVIGVLADEIIAVSIGANVTSLMHPVGKVAGRYRAYVDGLMARIGD; this comes from the coding sequence ATGCCGAAGGTCATCGATCACGATCAGCGACGACGGGAAATCGTCGAGGTCGCCAAGAAGCTGATCATCGAAGGCGGGTTCGAGGCCGCGACGATGCGCAGCATCGTCACCGCGGCCGGGTTCGCGAACGGTGCCCTCAAGCACTACTTCCCCAGCAAGGACAGCATCATCGCGGCTACGTTCGAGAGTGTGCTGCAGGAGACTTCGCAGCGGATGTCTGAATTGGACCCTTCATTGGGTCCGGTCGAGTCGTTGCGAGGGTTTGTCGAGGCGGCTATTCCGACTGATGCGCATCAGATTGCGTCGGCTCGGGTGTTGCTGGTGTTGTGGGAGCATTCCGTGGCCAATCCGGATCTTGCTCGGCAGTATCGGGATTTGCTGGACAGTTGGCGGGGCGAGTTGACTGTGCGGATCGCTGCTGCTCGGGGGAAGGGCGAAGCGGCGGATGCTCCGGTTATTGGGGTGTTGGCGGATGAGATTATCGCCGTTTCTATCGGGGCTAATGTTACTTCTTTGATGCATCCGGTGGGGAAGGTTGCTGGGCGGTACCGGGCTTATGTCGATGGGTTGATGGCTCGGATTGGGGATTGA
- a CDS encoding ABC transporter substrate-binding protein: MTRTRTAALFAAAAAALLAIAGCTGSGAAGAGAGTDELKAGVFLDVTSWDPANADIGFDGPYLSAVYDPLVALDKDAKPIPALAKSWDWSADRLSLTMHLRDDVAFDDGQKFDSAAAVENLNHLKSGTRSGQAYIDVKSVEAKDASTVVLHLSERDDALLYFMGLGRSWMASPKAIKANSLANGPDGSGPYTFDKGSSQPQSQYVFKKRAKHWDSATYPFPTVRLFPITDQAASFNAMLSGQLNVQFANAANLPKAQQNGWNVAKKPASWVGVQFADRTGSQVKALGDQRVRQAISYAFDAAGILKAVGNDAGTVTDQLWPSGSQVYDAAGNGKYKTDLAKAKQLLAEAGYANGFSLKMPMSTIFQAWQPAAEQTFGQLGIKVDWQNMSMPDYQKNAPTYPMFLAVIAMDGNDMATLTDQVTSKQWYNPNPSVDAFPEVKALVQKAEQAQPGPGQTAALKELNTKLVDLAWWNVWYQADNLYFSVKGITVTPITGMMFPTLRFIQRG, translated from the coding sequence ATGACGAGGACAAGGACAGCGGCGTTGTTCGCGGCGGCCGCCGCGGCGCTGCTCGCGATCGCCGGATGCACCGGCTCGGGCGCCGCCGGGGCGGGCGCGGGCACCGACGAGCTGAAGGCGGGCGTGTTCCTCGACGTGACGTCGTGGGACCCGGCCAACGCCGACATCGGCTTCGACGGCCCGTACCTGTCCGCGGTCTACGACCCGCTGGTCGCCTTGGACAAGGACGCCAAGCCGATCCCCGCGCTCGCGAAGTCGTGGGACTGGTCGGCCGACCGGCTGAGCCTCACGATGCACCTGCGCGACGACGTCGCGTTCGACGACGGTCAGAAGTTCGACTCCGCCGCGGCGGTCGAGAACCTCAATCACCTCAAGTCCGGCACGCGGTCCGGGCAGGCCTACATCGACGTGAAGAGCGTCGAGGCGAAGGACGCGTCGACCGTCGTGCTCCATCTGTCCGAACGCGACGACGCGCTGCTGTACTTCATGGGTCTCGGCCGCAGCTGGATGGCCTCGCCCAAGGCGATCAAGGCCAACTCGCTCGCGAACGGTCCCGACGGCTCCGGCCCGTACACCTTCGACAAGGGTTCCTCGCAGCCGCAGTCGCAGTACGTGTTCAAGAAGCGCGCGAAGCACTGGGACAGCGCCACCTACCCGTTCCCGACGGTGCGGCTGTTCCCGATCACCGACCAGGCGGCCAGCTTCAACGCGATGCTGTCCGGTCAGCTGAACGTCCAGTTCGCCAACGCGGCCAACCTGCCGAAGGCGCAGCAGAACGGCTGGAACGTCGCGAAGAAGCCGGCGTCGTGGGTCGGCGTGCAGTTCGCCGACCGCACCGGCAGCCAGGTGAAGGCGCTCGGCGACCAGCGCGTGCGGCAGGCGATCTCCTACGCCTTCGACGCGGCCGGGATCCTCAAGGCGGTCGGCAACGACGCCGGAACGGTCACCGACCAGCTGTGGCCGAGCGGCAGCCAGGTGTACGACGCGGCGGGCAACGGGAAGTACAAGACCGACCTCGCGAAGGCCAAGCAGCTGCTCGCCGAAGCCGGCTATGCGAACGGGTTCAGCCTGAAGATGCCGATGTCCACGATCTTCCAGGCGTGGCAGCCCGCCGCCGAGCAGACGTTCGGGCAGCTGGGCATCAAGGTCGACTGGCAGAACATGTCGATGCCGGACTACCAGAAGAACGCCCCGACGTACCCGATGTTCCTCGCGGTGATCGCGATGGACGGCAACGACATGGCCACGCTGACCGACCAGGTCACCTCGAAGCAGTGGTACAACCCGAATCCGTCGGTGGACGCCTTCCCGGAGGTGAAGGCGCTCGTGCAGAAGGCGGAACAGGCTCAGCCCGGCCCGGGCCAGACCGCCGCGCTCAAGGAGCTCAACACGAAGCTCGTGGACCTCGCCTGGTGGAACGTCTGGTACCAGGCCGACAACCTCTACTTCAGCGTCAAGGGCATCACCGTCACGCCGATCACCGGCATGATGTTCCCGACGCTGCGGTTCATCCAGCGCGGCTGA
- a CDS encoding methyltransferase dimerization domain-containing protein, which yields MTKPAPDRIVDIAIGYMGAKQLFAASRIGLFRALADGPRTAPELAAATGTGEQLTRILADAMNARGLLERTDGRYSLAEDAQEYLGGNGATDLAPFLTFLNEISYGHWLQFDTTVDSGKPGDLQMDEGRWATFMAGVMRYNSLHASMLARAFDFSPYRSMLDLGGLSPEFAIGALRANPALTARFVFGPESTQGVTDAVNAAGCADRISIDPAPTESAEPGGEHDLVMVNHVVHRFTAEQNRKILANARAAAGDGATLLLLDFFLDDDERQRPIDALHAGEYFVIDGTVVYPEAEVREWLDGAGWRVCDVLALPGSPRVLVADAV from the coding sequence ATGACGAAACCAGCGCCGGACCGCATCGTCGACATCGCCATCGGGTACATGGGCGCGAAGCAGTTGTTCGCCGCCTCGCGGATCGGTTTGTTCCGCGCGCTCGCCGACGGCCCGCGAACGGCGCCGGAACTCGCCGCCGCCACTGGCACGGGCGAGCAGTTGACCCGGATCCTGGCGGACGCGATGAACGCGCGCGGCCTGCTGGAGCGCACTGACGGCCGCTACTCGCTGGCCGAGGACGCGCAGGAGTACCTGGGAGGGAACGGTGCTACGGATCTGGCGCCGTTCCTGACCTTTCTCAACGAAATCAGCTACGGCCACTGGCTTCAGTTCGACACCACTGTGGACAGTGGCAAACCGGGCGACCTCCAGATGGACGAGGGCCGCTGGGCGACGTTCATGGCGGGCGTGATGCGCTACAACTCGCTGCACGCGTCGATGCTCGCGCGCGCATTCGATTTCTCGCCGTACCGTTCGATGCTCGATCTGGGCGGATTGTCGCCGGAATTCGCGATCGGCGCGTTGCGGGCGAATCCCGCACTGACCGCTCGCTTCGTTTTCGGACCCGAGTCCACGCAAGGGGTCACCGACGCGGTGAATGCGGCCGGGTGCGCGGATCGCATCAGCATCGACCCCGCGCCGACCGAATCCGCGGAACCGGGCGGCGAGCACGATCTGGTGATGGTGAACCACGTCGTGCACCGGTTCACCGCGGAGCAGAACCGGAAAATCCTGGCCAACGCCCGCGCCGCCGCCGGAGACGGCGCGACGTTGCTGCTGCTGGACTTCTTCCTCGACGACGACGAACGGCAGCGCCCGATCGACGCGCTGCACGCGGGGGAGTACTTCGTGATCGACGGAACCGTGGTTTATCCGGAGGCGGAAGTCCGCGAATGGCTGGACGGTGCAGGATGGCGCGTATGCGATGTCCTCGCACTGCCCGGGAGCCCGCGCGTTCTGGTCGCCGACGCCGTCTGA